The nucleotide window GCGGGAGCTTTGCGCCGAGACCAACCCCCATACCTCAGAAACCCTCGTCTACACCCATTGTTGAAGTTGCTCAGACTCAGAATACGCCCATACCCACACCAACGCGAAAGTTGCCTACCTCGGTTCCGACGCGGGTGGTTCCAACGGCGACTTTCACACCAACCCCCGTACCCGGCACCGAGATAATTGTTGGGCAACCCGCGCGAGTTGCGGCGGCCCAGGGCCTGAACGTGCGCAAGGGTCCATCCGTTGAAGGTGAGCGCATGGGGCGCTATGCACCGGGCACCTTGCTCAGCATCCTGGAAGGCCCCGTCGATGTCGATGGCTATCGGTGGTGGCGGGTGGGCAACAACGAGTTGAGCGGTTGGGTAGCCGAGGGGGATGACACCCAGGTTTGGTTGAGTCCCAAGATTGGCAGCACGCAGCCGGTCGATCGCCCTGTTCAACTCGGTGATGAGGTCATTGTGACGGTGGAAAGCACCGGTTTCCTGAAGCTGAGGGTGAAACCCGGCCTGGACTCGTTGATCGATCACCGGGTTCAGCAGGATACCCAGCTTTCGGTGGTGGAAGGCCCTGTGGATGTCAACGGCTATCGTTGGTGGTTGGTGACCGACGGGGGCGGCGTTTCGGGGTGGGCCGCGGAGGCAAGCCGCAGCGAACGTTGGCTGACTCCGTTGGAATAGCGGGCGAGGAGTGGCTGCATGAATTCTGATCGTGAACGACCGGCGGATCTGACGGTGAACCGTCCGGCTCAAAGGTTGGAGATTGTCTGGGGGGATGGACATCAAAGTCACTACCCTCTCAGTGGTCTGCGAAATGTCTGTCCGTGCGCCGATTGTCGCGGCGGGCATGAAAATATGGGCGGGCCGGTTGACAGAGCGGCGCTGCACCAGGTTTCTGACAAGACATGGGAAATTAAGCGGGCTGACCTGGTCGGCAACTACGCGCTCAATCTTACCTGGGCCGATGGCCACAACGGCGGGATATATTCATGGTCGTTTCTGCGGGAACTCTGTCCGTGTGATCAGTGTGAGGCTGAGGCGCGTCAAGCGGCCGAGGAAGCCGGGACCCTGGAATAGGGCGAACGATCATGGCAAAGAGCGACGACAAGGTAGTCTATTCCTCGGGAGACGATGATACGCCCAATCCCTTCGCCGAAAGCCTGGGCTTGACCCCGCCCAAGGCGGAGCCAGCTCCGACGGACCGTCAGACCTCCAGGCCATCCGGGGCGCCCGTTCCCTCCCTTCAGCGGGACACGCCTGTGCGGGTTTTCCGGGATCGGAAAGGCCGGCGGGGCAAGACTGTCTGCGTGATCACCGGTGTGATGAGTCGGACTAAAGGCAAAAAAGCACTGCTCAAAAAGCTCAAGAGCCAGTTGGGCACCGGTGGGACGCTCAAGGGGGACACCATCGAAATCCAGGGAGACCACCGGGAACGAATCGTGGAGATACTGAACGGTTTAGGTTTCAAGGCCAAGGCCGCAGGCGGATAGCGGGACCAGGATGTCGTAGCCCTGCCACGAATCTCGCCGTTGGGGTCTGGCCTGTGCGCGGCGCCTTTACGGTCAGGCGGCTCCATGATTTTTCCACAAAACACCGGCTGAAACCTCGACTCCTCTGTAAATTCAGAATGCCCAGGGGTGTTGCCTCTCTTGATCTATTGGGTTAGCCAACGCAGTGTCAGCGCCACGATCTCTCCACTGCGCTGCAATTTGGCGATGTCCAACGACTTGGCTCTGTCACGAACGCTGTTGATGTCGTCGTCAGCACCATCCCAGATCATCAAAACGGCTGGTACGTCCATCGTCTGGAACGGCGTATGGTCCCCTTCGTCCTTGCTGGAACGAACGTCAGCGCGAATGCCCAGCGCATCGGAGGAGGCGGACAATGCCCAGTGCAGCAATGATTCCCGACGCCGATCCCCTTCGAAGGTTGGGAAGAACCCCTGTCCCCCCGCGATGCTGTCGAGGTTGATGACGCCCAGGGTCTGCGACAGGGGAAGGGTCGGTTGCGCCACGTAGACTGTCGAGCCCCGTTGGTCAAGCTCGTCGCCATCCCAGGCCGCGAAGAGCACCGATCGGGAGGGTTCCATCCCCTGCTGCTTCCAGGTTCGGGCTACTTCCAGAAGTACAGAGACACCGGAGGCGTTGTCGTTGGCACTGGAATAGAGGGTGCCGTCCGGCCCCATACCCGCGCCGTCGTAGTGGGCACTCAGGACAACGACTTCGTCTGCCAATTCAGGGTTGGACCCGGGCCAGAGGGCCAGCACATTGCGGCCCTGTTGCTCCTGGGGCTCACCCAGGGGAACGAGCGCCTCCGCTTCAAGGTCGAGGCGCAACACCTCAGGTGCCGTGTTCAAATCCCTCAGGGTGATCTCGCCAAAACCCAGCAGAGCTTCAAAGGCATCTTTGGTCAACTGCATTACCGGCAGGGTTGGCGATATCGTCTGACTAAGGTCAACCGGCCGCCGGCTGCGAAGCTCGTTGGGTCCAATGTCGTTGGCCAGGATCAACGCGCCGGCGCCGGCCTCGGCTGCCCGGCGAACTTCCTCGTCCAATGCCTCCGATGGCTTGCGCAACGCCACCTTGCCGCCCAAGTTCATGTTGGTATAGTCAGAGTCCCGGACCCACACTACCTGCTCCCTGACGTCGCCGCCCAGGCCGTTGCCCTGCGTGAACTCCATGAAATCCTCGCGGTAGACCAGGGGCAGGCTTTCCCCGTTGCGATGCAAGGCCAGGACAGGCGTGGCTGCGGGCTGGGTCCGGGAAATGGCAAAGGTCTGAAAGTAGGAGCCATCAGCGCCGCCCGGAGCCAGACCCAGTTGCTGGAACTGGGCGGCGATGCTGTCACCGGCCAACCGGCCCCCTTCTGTACCGATTTCTCTGCCCTGGTACTGCTCACTGTCAAGGGTTTCGATCGATCCCATGGCGCGCTCGCCATCGAATGCCCGTGCCAGGGTTACCCAGTCGGCCGGGATGTGGTAAGCAGCCGAGGACTCCTTCCAGGCCTGTTCGAAATCCGCCAGTGAAAGGCCCAGCGCCGCCGGTATCGCGTCGATCAATGATGTGCTTTCGGAAAGCCTGGTCAGCAGATCATCCAGGCCCTGGCGGCCGTAGGTGTTCAACAGGTAGCGTGTGGCATCCCATCCCTGAGCTCGGGCCAGCGCTCGCTCGCTGATGGCCAGGCTTGCCGGCAGGGGCAGCTCTGCCAGGGGCCATAAGTTGTCCCGTTGAGCTGCCTTGGCTGCCTTACCGCTAAGACTGCCGGCCTGCTGCCAGCCGGTGCGCGGTGTTACCCATTGCAAGGCCAGGCGGCCCAGACCTGTGCGGAGCCACTGCGTTTCTGCCGACGATGAGATCCCGGCCTGAAGAAGCAGCTGCTCTACCAGGCTGTCCAGCAGCCTGTTACGCACATCCTGCACATCAGAAGCCCGATCACCGGCCTCGGCCAGGACGCGGATCGATTGACCATTGCCGGTCCATGTTTTGAGAGCTTCAGGCGCGGTGAAACCGGACGCCAGGGCGAATTCCCTGTCGTTGTTGTACAGATTAACCACCACAGGAGCCGCAGGCAGTCCCAGTATTTCGCCGATCAAGGCATGTGCCTGCTCAATCTGTGGCAGCAATGCTTCGGCCAGATCGCGATTGCTATGGCGATAGCGCAGGGTTACCAGGTCGCCTGCCGTTGAAAGCCATTGCGGACCGCCATATTGGAGGCGGTTCTCCTGTTCGGGGAACACCGCCTGGAAAGTGGCCCGCTTTGGTTCGCCATCCTCTTGCCACGTCGCACTGATTGCTGCGAGTGC belongs to Chloroflexota bacterium and includes:
- a CDS encoding SH3 domain-containing protein; protein product: MPTSVPTRVVPTATFTPTPVPGTEIIVGQPARVAAAQGLNVRKGPSVEGERMGRYAPGTLLSILEGPVDVDGYRWWRVGNNELSGWVAEGDDTQVWLSPKIGSTQPVDRPVQLGDEVIVTVESTGFLKLRVKPGLDSLIDHRVQQDTQLSVVEGPVDVNGYRWWLVTDGGGVSGWAAEASRSERWLTPLE
- a CDS encoding DUF971 domain-containing protein, which codes for MNSDRERPADLTVNRPAQRLEIVWGDGHQSHYPLSGLRNVCPCADCRGGHENMGGPVDRAALHQVSDKTWEIKRADLVGNYALNLTWADGHNGGIYSWSFLRELCPCDQCEAEARQAAEEAGTLE